The stretch of DNA TTGAAGGGGCACCCAACAGCCCTGCCGGCATCACCACAGCCACAAGAAACAGCCAAAGGCGGCGAACGATGTGTCGCATCCTACTCATCGCCCGTTATTTGTGCATCGTATAGGTGACACGCACTTGCTCATAGTCGTTGGCAGCATCGAAATCCCAGGGGAAAACGAACGTCATCGTCCCCTTCGAGAAGTCGAAATGACCCTTGGGCTCTATCCAATTGGAGGGTGTCTTGCCGAAAGTGTCGCGACTGACATCGCTAAGGGCGAGCCAACGCTTGGGATCTATCGAGCCGCCGGCTTTGAGAAACTCGTCGGTTACCTGATAACCCACCAACTTTCCGTTCTCCTTCACGTAGACCGTTGCCCCTTTATCGCGCAACTCTTTCACCCTTTCCCAAGCCGAAAAGCGATAGACAAAGGGCAGAGCCGTGATCATATCGTCGTAGATATCGGGCTGTTGAACGAGGAATTCCACTTTTCCGGTAGACGGAACGAGCCGGATGCTGTCGAGCGTCATGCTGAACTGCTCTTTGGACGCATCGTATTGGATGGCCTGAACGATAGCACTGCCATAGGGTTGCTGGAGAAAGAACTCGGTGTCTTCCACCGTTTTGCGTTTCAGCACGTCGTAGAAGAACGAGGTAAGCCCCATCGGATTGTCCACCATCTTTAACACCGGCGTATCGGCCGTGGCCTTTTCGCTGAGCGTGATGATGCTAAAGCCCTTGAAGGTTTTCTGCGGCTCGCCGTTGAAATAGCTCTCTTTGTCTTCGGTGTTGAACAAAACCGTAGCCTCGACAGCCACCTTTCCGAGCAGAGAAGTGAGGTCGAAGCCGTATTTTTGTTGGTATCCGGCAATGAGTTGCAGCTGCGCAGGGGTTAAGGCCGGTATGTCCGAGTCGGGCTTAACGGTGATTTTCACGCCTTCATCGGCCGCTTTTATCTGAGGGTTGGACGTATGGCCAACCGTCAGCGTGATGATTCTGGGCACCGAGAGGGCGTGCTTTGCGTTAGACAACACCTTGACGGTGGCCTCTTTCTGGCCGGCTTTGAAGGTGAGGGTTTTGTGGTCTAAGCGCACGATGTCTCCCTCGTTGCCCGCCAAAACGAGCTCAATGGTTTCGTCTTTACTGGGCGCAAAGGCCATCAACACGTTGAGTGTGATGCCCTGCGCATCGTCTTCGGACATGAATGCATTGCCTACCACAGAGAGAGCAACGCCATTTGTCATCTGTACATCGTCTTTGTTGTCGTTGCCGCAGGCTGCTGCCAGGAAAGCAACAACGGCCAACAGGAGAGTTGTTTTTATGAACTTCATTTCGATTTATTTTTATGTTGTACTTGATCTTTCTAACTTCCGTATTCTATTTTCTTAGCTTTTGCAGGCCATTTTCTTAGTTTTTGGCGTGCGTTTTCTTAGCTTTTGGGTTGCATTTTCTTAGCTTTTGCAACACGCTTTCTAAACGTTTGATTTTCAACTGTTTAGAAGTAGACATCCCAACGCGGGCAAAAAACCGCCTCGGTGCTGCTTCGAAGGGCTTTGGAGTGGGGAGCTTCACTTGTTCATCGCCCAGCCCGCGTTCTGCGTAACGTTGTCATTGAAGCGATATTCGGAGCTGGGGATGGGGAAGGTCCACCGATAATCGTCGACAGTGATGCGGGCGTTGAAGGCTCCACCCCACTGCGAGAGTCGGTCGAGCGGGTGTCGACGGGTGCGCTTCAGGTCGAAGAAAGCCACGCCCTCGCCCACAAATTCGCGCTGCTTATCGGTCAGAATGCGCTCCAACAAACTGTCGGCAGTGATGCCCAGGGGGGCTTCCGGCACACCCACCAGTTGCCAATAGTGGTTCATCAGGCTGCGAGCTGCCTCCACATCGCCCTGCCGACAGAGGGCCTCGGCTGCGATGTAATAGGCTCCGGCGTAACGAAAAGTGTTGATATAGGAGGAGGTTCGGCCCTCTTTGTTCATCTTGTTATACTTGCCCAACAGGTTTCGCAGATTGCCGTTCATCGTCATCGGATAGACCCAATAGGCTTTTCGCAGGTCGGAAGCCGCGAAATGGAGGGCGGGATTGAGGGCGAAATAGTCGCCATCGGTAGGCGAATATTGTATCGCAGCATAGACCTGGGCGGTGGTGTTGAAAGCAAAGATCCGACCTTTGTAGGTGTCGTTCTGCCAAAGACGGGCCAATGCGTCGGCGGTGAAATAGGCATCGCTGCCCCGACTGATGACTTGCTGTGCGTAACGAGCGGCTTCGGCATAGTCGGATGCATAGAGGGCGAGGTCGGCCAGGAGGTATTTCACGGCCGTTGTAGAGAGCCATCCATTGCGATCGGGGTTGTTTTCTACGGCTTCTGCCTCGGTGAGCAACTGTCGAATGGCGGCCACGCAGGTGCGGATGGACGAGCGGCGGTTGGTTTCAAGACCTAAAAAGTTTTTCAGAATCACGCCGTCTCCATCGGGATTCAGACTGTAGGCCGGGGCAAAAATCTGCAAAAGCCGGAAATAACACAGGGCCTTCAGGGTCTTGACTTCGGCCTCTATCAGGGCCTTCTCTTCGGCATCGGCGGCTTTTGGCGTGACTACGTTCGACAGTCGCTCGAGCAAAGCGTCGCAGGAAGCAATGGTGTTGTAGTAAGAAAGCCACACGGTGGGGGCCAGTTTCCCGATCTCTTTCTCCTGCCAATTGTAGAGATTCAACAGAGAAACGTCTTTGATGGAGACGGAAGTGGGGCAGAAATCGCTGCCAAGCACCGAGAACTCGTATTCGTAATGCGGGTAAGACAGATAGGCAGAAGACAGCAACGAACGAGCATTCTCTACATTGGTGATGGCAGAGGGATCGGAAAACTGATCTTGCGGAGGGATGTTGAGCGAGCAAGAAGCCAGTATGGCTGTCGTTACACCTATTATATATATATGGATTCGTTGGAATAACATGCAGCACAATGGGGTTAAAAAGTGAGGTTGAGGTGAAAGGTGAAGATGGGTTGAACCGTTCCTGCCAGCGTGCCACTTTCGGGATCGGACTCCTTATAAGCCGTCCATGTATAGAGATTGGAACCTTGCAAGCCTACATTGGCATACTGCACAAAGGGCAACACGCGATGAAGCACCGCCGCAGGAAGGCGATAACGCAACGAAAGGCTCGATAGTTTCAAGTAATTACTGTTGCCCACGGTGCGCGAATTGGGGTAGAGAGCAAGGTTTTCTTCGGCGATGGTCTGCGTGTAAAACGGCGTCCAGTATTCTTTATTTTCGTCTCCACGCTTCAACCACATTCGTTTCGTCTGCCCGGCAACGGCATTGTAGTGGGCGTTGTCTCGATTTCTGACATACTGATAGTTGAATCGTTGCTTGCCGCCGAGCACATAATAGAAAGAGATGTCGAAGTCGAACGAGCGGTAAGACCAACTTGCGTTGAGGCTTCCGCTGTAAGGCGGTGTGAGATGTCCGAGCGAGACGAGGTCGTTTCGGGTGAGGGGCTCGGTGGCTTGCTTCTCTTTTCCGTCGGAAGTGAGGAACACCGGATAGCCCGTTAGCGGATTGATACCCAGCGAATGGGCTCCGTATATCATGTCATAAGCCTTTCCCGTCTCGTAACTGGGCATGAGCGACTGCTCGTCGAGATAGAGTTTATCGGTGTAATAAAGGCTCAACACTTTGTTTTCGTTATAAGAAAGGTTGGCACCAAGACGGAGTCGGCAGTCGTAAGTGTCGATTATCCGCGCATTCAAGCCCACTTCTATACCTCGGTTTTGCAGCACGCCGATATTCCGTTTGAGGGTAGAGAAACCCGTACTTGTGGGTATCGGCACATCGAGCAAGGCTTGTTCGGTGCGCCGATTGTACCAGTTCACGTCGAAAGAGATGCGTTTCCAAAGTTCCATCGACAGTCCGATGTCGGTGGCTTTGTTCTGTTCGGCCTTCAAATCCTTGTTGTAGAGCGAGAGAAGAGAGAGCGAACGACTCGTTTCATAAGCCTGTTCGGAGAAAGAAAAGGTGCCGACGGTGTTCGAAACACTCACTCCGCTGAGGTTGGCCGTTACGCCATACGAAGCTTTCAGGTTGAGATGGGTAAGGGTTTTGTTGCCTTTCAGCCATCCATAGTTCGTGGGAGTCCATCCGATACCTGCAGCCCAAGCTCTGTTCCACCGCTTATCGGCGGGCAAGATGGAAGAGGCGTCGGCCTTATAGGTAAGATAGAAGTCGTAGATTTCATTGAATGTGTAGCCGGCAACAGCCCCAATGCCCAACTGTGCGTTCTTATCTCGCGGGTTTCTTACCTCTGGTTGTCGATAGCCATGCAGCGAACGATTGATGGCTGATGGGGCATCGACATTCCCAACGCCGTAACCGGTGATGCCCACCGCATCGTATTGAAATCTGTAAAAGTCGATATTGGCTCCGAGTGTGAGGTCGTGCAGTTGGGAGAAGATGTGATTATAGGTTGCACGAAGGTTGCTCGAGAGATTGATGGTAGTAGACTTCGTTCGGCTATAGATGCCTCTTGCCAGGGTCAGAACGCCCGTTTTGGCCTCCGAATAAGAAGAGGCCGGTGTGAATTGGTGGTTCTCTCCGGCGGAGAAATCCAGTCCACCGACATAAGCAAGAGTAAGTCCGGAGATCGGAGTAAGGGTCAAATTGACGCTCGCTCCTGCTTCTTTGTCGCTGGTATCGGCTTGATACTGATGCGTAAGATCGTCGTATGTGCGGTTGGGATAGGAATAAAGCTCGCCCGTTTTTCGTTCATAAGGATTGAGATTGTAGACCAACGAAGTAGGATCGAAGCTTGTTCCGTTGGGTGTTTCTGCCTTAGCATAACCTCCATTGACGCCTAACATGAGATAACCCATCTTTCCCAGCTGTTGGTCTAAGCTCATTCTGAGCCCGAAACGCCGTTTGTTGTTGCCCTCGATTCGGCCTCCTTGATAGGTATAATTGCCCGAAACATAATACGTAGTAGCCCCGTTTCCGCCCTTCAGGCTGAGGTTCTGCTTTTGATACACGCTGTTGTGAATGAGCTCTTTGAACCAATCGGTGTGGATATTTCTCAGCTCTTCAAGTCGACGTTCTCCCTCGGCGATGAGTCGTTCCTTATCGGGATCGGTGGAATGGAAGCGTTCATAGTAGTCGCGGCTATAGCGATAGCCCGGCGTAGCGGGGTTTTGGAGCAGTCGTTCGAGCTCCAATTTCTCGGCCGAATCCATCATTTTGATACCCCTTCGACCGGTAGAAGTAACGCCAACATCGAGCCCATAGGTCACCGTCATTCGTCCATGATAGCCACGTTGCGAAGCAATCTCGAGCACACCGTTGGCTGCTTTGATGCCATAAAGAGCACAAGCGGCGGCATCTTTGAGCACTTTGATGCTGCTGATGTCCTGCGGATTGAGATTATAAAACGTCTCGGCAGAGATGATTTGCCCATCGAGCACGTACAAAGGCTCGTTCGCCTCGTTGCCACGGCGCAGCGAAGAGTTGCCGCGGATGCGTATTTTGGGCGTAGAACCCAGTTCGCCGGTGTTGACAACGTTCAGTCCTGCCACCATGCCCTGTAAGGCTAAGCCGAGGTCGATCATAGGTTTGTCGGTGAGTCGTTTCATGTCTACGCTCTCCACCACCCCCGCCTTGGCGCGCAGGTCGATAGCATTGATATTGCTTTTGGCCCTTACCACCACTTCGCCCAGTCGGTTAGCATTCTCTTCGAGCTGAACGTTGAGTTGTCCGGAGCGGTCGAATCGAACATGGCGCGTGGCATATCCGATGTATGAAAACACGAGATCGGTTCCTCGTCGCCATGTTCCGCTGAGTTGATAACGGCCGTCTGCGTTTGTCACGGTCATGACTTTGCTGCCGTTCACCTTGACGCTCACGCCCACGAGAGGCTCGTTTTTCGCATCGGTGACATAGCCGAACACTCTGCTTTCCTGCGCAACGACACGGTACGACGCCGCCCAAAGCAGCACCGCCACAAGGCAAACGACTCTTAAGGCCCTCTTCATCTGTATGTCTTTTTGGATGAACGTCCTCACCAAACACTACCGTGCACTGTGCAACCACTGTGCGGTTTGTTCCACCACCCAGTTGGTTACGAGGTCGGAAGAGGCCGGAAGGATGCCCTCATTGCTGTAAACGATCTCCACACCGCGGGTCTTTACCAAGTCAGCTTGCCGTTCCTGCATCTTGTGACGGTCGGCCATGCGCTTCACATCCGACGTGAGATAGATGCCTTGAACAAAGATGCGCTTCTTCGTTTGAGCCGCTTTTTCAAGCAGTGGCATGAGTTCGTTGCCGAAGTTATGCCCCATTTCGATAAGTTCGCTGTCGACGTATGTCACGCCGCAATTTTCCTTTACATATTTAGAAACATTGCCTAAGAGCGATTTCCAAAAGCCGATGCGCTCTTCATCGCCATGTGCCAGGAAGATGACAGCCTCGTTAGCAGCATCTTTCGAGAAAGATTTGACACGTTGCGCCATCACCTTTTCCAGCACATAACTATAATAAAAGGTGGGCCCGAGCACGATAGGCAGCTTGCTTTTCACCATCTCCGTTTTCTCCTCGGCCAGTTCTTCGCGCACATAGGGATTGTATTTCCAACCCAAAATGTTGGGCAAATCCTCCTCGGTGTGGCCCGACGGGGCGATGAACAGCGGCAGAGCGAAGATAGAATCGACACCTTGTGCCTCGCAATCTTTCACCACCGAGGCCACCGACGGTTCGGTATATTCCATCAAAGCCACGCGAACATAGTCGATACCCTTTAGTTTGGCCGCCTTGATTTGATTGCGAACAGAGGTTTCGAGTTCGAGAACGGGCTTGCGCCAGCTCTCCATCGGCGACCCGTGTGCGATGACAACAAGGGCGTTTTTGGCCTCGGCCACGCTCACCGCAGCGCACAAAAAGAGAATCGAAAACAGTATTTTCTTCATCATTGTCTATACTTTTAGTTGTTATTCTTTTTCGTTTATCCTGTGTATACAAGCGCTTATGAGAGGCGTGCGCTTGTGTTCGGCTCAAGACCTGTTGCATCTTGACCAACCGACAAAAAGCATCTATTCAACAGAAGACTCTTTAAAAATCGTTTCGATGTGCAAAATTATGAAGAAGCAACAAGTCACACAATACCCAATAATGGGGATATTTGAAATCTTCCGCCCGGCGATCATCCCCTATCTGCTACTCCCATCCAAGCCCAACACGGCCAGACTGATTGCCAAAGCTAAGAAAACGCGATGCGAAAGCTAAGAAAATGAAGTGCCAAAGCTAAGAAAACGGCATGCGTTTTCTTAGCTTTGGCAAGGCTCTTTGTAAGTGGCTGAAAATAAATAGGTTGCCAAGAAGCTTCGAACCGAGAAGCCTCACGCCAGTCGTTTCTTCACCACGGCGGGGTTTCCGGCAGCCATACAGTCGTCGGGAACATCGCGTATCACCACCGAACCGGCTGCGATGATGCACCGCCGGCCAATGGTGACGCCGGGACAAACCACCACGCCGCCGCCCAACCACGTGTCGTCGCCGATGGTTATAGGGAAAGCCGTCTCTCGTGGCTCTCTTCTCTGCCGATAGTCGATGGGATGCTGGGGCGTGAAAAGCTGGCAATGCGGCCCAATCTTAACGTGATGGCCGATGGTGACGAAAGCTTCGTCGAGCACCACGCAACCATAATTGATGAAAGAATGTTCGCCCATGCGGATGCCATGCCCGTGATCGCAGGTGAAAGGCGGGCAAATCTCCGACGAGGCGGGTAGCCCCGGCACGAGCTCTTCTATCATTTCACGATAGCCTTCGTCAACACTACTGATGCGGTTGAGCCTGGCACACAGCTTCTTGGCATGCACAAAACTGGCCCGAATCTCGGCATCGGCAAAGGCATAGGCCTCCCTACTGCGCATCTTTTCCATTTCTGTTTTCATCGTTTTCTTGTTTTGAGATGTTGCAAAAATAAGAAAACTTCTGCATTCGCTCCTTCTCTTCACAACAAGAAAACAGCCCGCTCCGCCGTCGCTTGCGTCTATCCGGAAGACAAAAACCAGGGAAATAAACGAAAATAGGCGGCACCTCCCGGCACCGCCTATCCCTGTTCACTCTCTCAAGAGTTACTTCTTCCAAATAAAAACTAAATATCTATCAAACTTCTATGTTTCTTTTCAGCCTCTTGCAGAGGGCCTCCGCCGACCCGGGCAACCCTCTAACGAACGTTACCGGGCTAAATGGTGGCATTACAGACCTATGCAGACAGCTTTCTGTTCGAGGCAAAACGCTCGATGATTAGTCAATCTCGATGGGGCGGAACAGCTTCTGCTCTTCTTTCTTCACCTTGGGAAGATCTACCCTAAGAACGCCATCGTTCACGCGGGCGGCAATGCCTTCGCGGTCGACATCTTCGGGCAGGAGCAACGTTTGCTCGTATTTCGAGTAGCTAAACTCCCGACGCAGATAGTGTGTCTTCTCGTTTTCCTCTTTCACTTCGTTCTTTTGCTCCATCTTGATGGTTAGATTTCCATCTTCGTTGACGTGCACTTGGAAGTCTTCTTTCCGCAAACCGGGAGCGGCCAGCTCCACAATATATTGCGTTTCGTTTTCCATCACGTTGATGGCAGGTGCCGTTGCGTTGGTGCGTTGCATCAGACCATTGGTGAGAAAATCGTCGAACACTTCGGGTAACCAAGAATTTTTACGCATAACTGGTAACATCATTTAATCTCCTATCTTTTAAATTATTGTTTTATTTTTTGTCTTCACACCTCTGCTTTCACTTCGGTGTTCGCAGATCTATTCACAAGTTTTGTACCAACCCCTTATCGGCTGACATTTTGTCGCTCATGTCTGACAAAACGTCAGATTCATAAATAAAAGCCCCTCTCCCACCGCCCGCATTCCCATCTCTTAGCTTTTGGGGTGCATTTTCTTAGCTTTCGCCCTGCGTTTCCTTAGCTTTTGAGGTGCAAAAGCTAAGAGATGGGAAATGCACCTGATAAGTTATTGATTATCAATGGCGTATAAACGCAGAGGAAACCGTCCCCATCGGAATGCCCCAAAGAGCCCCCGTCAAGGGGAATGATACCGAAGCGTTTGCCCGATTTTCAACGGTTTGTTTGCAAAATTCAAGAAAAATTCGGACCTTTGCCTTGAAATCGGGCCGCACTCCTCCATCGCTTGCAAAGAGAGGCGGGCTCTCTGTGTTTTCAATTGGAATCTAATCGACAGAGATCAACATAAAATGAATGAACCTTATAGAAATGAATAAGACTTTTGTAAAAGAGCCTCATCGCCTGCTTTGCGTGGCGGTAGCGATGTTTCTGAGCGTTTCTGCCGGGGCACAACGCGACTTTTCGTCTATCCATACCGGTATCCATGCCTCAGATATCAGGGTGATCGAAAGCGGCGTGAAGCCCTTCCCGACTCCTCAAAAACCTGCGGGCACGCGGGCAAACAGCTTCGACGACGACAACAAAGATCATCACGCCTCGACCGGATGGGGCTTGGACTATGAGTATTATCGATACACCTATCCCAGTATCAATGCCAAAGGCGAAGCCATCACACTGACTGCCTTGGCCGCTATGCCCACTAATTATTCTGTTCCGATCAACAATATCATCCTGGGATGCCATATTACCATCACCGATAACAAAAGCACACCCTCGGAATATATCACCAGCGGCGACTGGCAAAGCGATGTTGGCATGCTCGTGATGCACGCTAAAAGCAAGAGTGCCTCTCACTTGGCCTACAATTGCTTGGTGATTCTGCCCGACTATCAGGGGTATGGGCTAACACGAGACCAGGCACATCCTTATCTGGCACAAGAAATCACCGCCCGACAAAGCGTGGACGCTCTGCGCTATGGCATCGAACTGTATAAAACCAGTAAGAAAAACCGCGCCAAAATTAGAGATAACTGGAAGACGATCTGTATCGGTTATTCGCAAGGAGGGGCCGTAGCAATGGCCTGTCAGCGATTTATCGAGACCAACTTCTTGGATCAAGACTTGCACTTGGGCGGGTCGGTGTGCGGCGACGGACCTTATGATCCTATCGCCACGCTGCGAACTTATCTCTCCGAAGACAAAGTGTATATGCCTGTGGCTCTGCCGTTGATTATCAAAGGTATGCTCGACTATAATCCTTATATGAGGAAATATGCCCTCAAAGACTTTTTCACGCAGCAGTTTCTCGACACCGGCATTCTCGACTGGATAGAGAAAAAGGAGAAAAACACGACCGACATACAAAAGGAACTCAAAAAGCTATATTCCTTTCAGAAAGACAGCAAGGGCGAATATATCAAGGTGTCCGAGATATTCCAGCCCGATGCGTTTGCCTTGATGACAAAAAAGATAAAGGGAGAGGCCACGGAGAAGAATCCGAAATGCGACGATCTCTACACGGCTCTGACCGTGAACAACCTGACGGAAGGCTGGAAACCGCAATATCCCGTTTATCTTTTCCACTCGAAAGTGGACGAGGTGGTGCCCATCAGCAATGCCGAAAGTGCCTACGAAAAGCTGAGAACAGACCGCCGTCCCGACCTCGTGAAACGCACTTATCTGGACAAAGGCAACCACACCGACAACGGAACGGCCTTTTACTTCAGCTGGTGGGGCAAATGTTATGAGGAAAAAGCCGTAGAGGCTATTGCCGGTGGAGAAGACGCTTGGCGAAAGTTCACCCCCTAAGCCACATCTAACAAATATGGCTATCGACAATCATCAACATAGAAACGACATGAAAAAATATATCCTACTGCTGCTATTGGCAGTATGCACACAGTTCTCTGCCGAAGGCTTTGGCAAAGATTCCATCATGAAAGGGACGGCCCAGCTGAACGGGAAAAATATCTCCATCTGGATCAACATTACCGAAGAGGGAACGGCAGAGATAGGTAACGGGCGGAATGCGGCGATCAGTCAGTATGCCGAAGGAAAGCTGGTGATTCCCGCCAACATCGTTGACGAAACCGAGAAACGCAGCTATCGGGTGACGAAGGTGGGCAACTTCGCTTTCAGTCTTTGTAGTCGGCTCACGGAAGTGGTGCTCGAAGAGGGCATCACCGCTATAGGCGAGCAGGCCTTTTCGGGTTGTAACGGCCTGAAAACCGTTCGTTGTCCGGCCTCGCTTACCACCATCGGCAGAGGGGCTTTCATGGGATGCAAAAACCTGAAACACGATCGTTTGCCCGAGAATCTGTCAACGATGGGACAAGATGCGTTCGTCGGAAACCAATTCGTCGACCATCAAATGCTGCTGCCGAAAGGGGTGACCACCATTCCTTCTGCGGCTTTCGAAGCTTGCAACTTGAAGGTAGTTGTGCTGCCTCCGACCTTAACCAGCATCGAAGATGAGGCTTTTGCCCAAACGGGAGATTGCGATTTTTATCGATTTGACGGGACTGACGCTCCCACAATTGCCGACAATAGCATCAGCGCAGCTGGACATTGGTGGGCCACGAAACCGAAGATCTATGGCAAGAACAGTTTCTGTAACGGGCTGTTGCCTATCCGTGCCATGGTGCAGGAAAGCGAGTTTACTACAGAGAATATCACCTACCAAATGGTGCAAACAGGCGAATATCCCGGCGTCTTTGCGGTTTCGGCCCATCGGAAAAGCGGAGAGAGCGATTGGGACAGTGAGTTGAAAGACTTGAAAACGACGGTGCTCCATCCTTCTTTTCCCGGTCAGTGGAAGCCAGAATTTAAGGTTATCGGTATTGAACCCAACTTCTTTAGCGGCTCGGGAATAGAAAAATTGCACCATATCGTTCTGCCGGCGAGCATCGAAGCGGCTCAAGCCCAGGGAGCCTTTGCCCAATGCAAGGCTTTGGTTTCACTGGATTTGTCGGCCATGAAGCCGCTTAGTAAGGAGGAAAGCGATGCTCTTCTCGTCGGGATTCCCGACAATGCAGTGGTCTATCTGCCCAAAGGTCAGACGCAAGAACATCGCGCTTACAATGCTGTTCTGACGCAAGAAGACGGTCAACGCCGAACAAGCCACCTGAGAATCAGCCTGAACGAGGCATTCGACAACCTGGCCCTCGCCGGTAATATCGACTATCGCCTGCCCTATTCATTCCTGGCGGAGAAGGCAACA from Prevotella sp. oral taxon 475 encodes:
- a CDS encoding leucine-rich repeat domain-containing protein; the protein is MKKYILLLLLAVCTQFSAEGFGKDSIMKGTAQLNGKNISIWINITEEGTAEIGNGRNAAISQYAEGKLVIPANIVDETEKRSYRVTKVGNFAFSLCSRLTEVVLEEGITAIGEQAFSGCNGLKTVRCPASLTTIGRGAFMGCKNLKHDRLPENLSTMGQDAFVGNQFVDHQMLLPKGVTTIPSAAFEACNLKVVVLPPTLTSIEDEAFAQTGDCDFYRFDGTDAPTIADNSISAAGHWWATKPKIYGKNSFCNGLLPIRAMVQESEFTTENITYQMVQTGEYPGVFAVSAHRKSGESDWDSELKDLKTTVLHPSFPGQWKPEFKVIGIEPNFFSGSGIEKLHHIVLPASIEAAQAQGAFAQCKALVSLDLSAMKPLSKEESDALLVGIPDNAVVYLPKGQTQEHRAYNAVLTQEDGQRRTSHLRISLNEAFDNLALAGNIDYRLPYSFLAEKATFYRSSFQNKKMETVVLPFTAQAHGKAFAFERQQEETGGEKTMIFTKKEELQAHTPYLYKSDGTEISAENVMVNTPATETNLSEETNLYGSYTTGKVKALAAKQALNGAIFTFNTTGNKGNGAFEQADDNTEIIPFQAFFHFNDLHVGQKLRFLLEGEETTGIQNPTETESRNDALWFNLQGMKLNAQPRKGIYLQKGRKLLAR